From one Paenibacillus terrae HPL-003 genomic stretch:
- a CDS encoding thioredoxin family protein, producing the protein MERIESQQQYQDLINGDGLTVVKFDTTWCPDCKTLDKFMGGIIEENTDKRFFALDAEKFQPIAEENQVRGIPSLLVFRNGEKIAHLHSKYAKTPAQISEYLTTLESKQ; encoded by the coding sequence ATGGAACGCATCGAATCACAGCAGCAGTATCAGGATTTGATTAACGGTGACGGTTTAACGGTCGTAAAATTTGACACAACCTGGTGTCCGGATTGCAAAACACTGGATAAATTCATGGGTGGCATTATCGAGGAAAATACGGATAAGCGTTTCTTTGCGCTTGATGCTGAGAAATTCCAGCCGATTGCCGAAGAAAATCAGGTACGTGGAATTCCGAGCCTGCTCGTTTTCCGTAACGGCGAAAAAATTGCTCATTTGCACAGCAAATATGCCAAGACGCCAGCACAAATTTCCGAATACCTGACCACATTGGAATCAAAACAATAA
- a CDS encoding alpha/beta hydrolase translates to MKGHLDEVSLDGYLVHIYTSPASVNDSGPYPVLYVQDGSSLFLSGLEELERLLSVGELPGVVLVGIQPVNRLDDYTPWKAAALVEGRPAFGGGGDAYLAFVVTEVMPYVEARYSVQTGLEHTGIIGASLGGLISMYAAFKYEDVFGRIGSISGSYWYPGMMDYMRSASFATGVAETHRFYVSVGTREGEGKTNVQKDMVSLTLQAREVLLAQGLDEKDVLLVLDQDAVHRVDFFQRQFPEAIKWLFR, encoded by the coding sequence ATGAAAGGTCATCTGGATGAAGTTTCATTGGACGGGTATCTTGTACACATCTATACATCTCCTGCTTCCGTGAATGATAGTGGGCCGTACCCTGTGCTGTATGTGCAGGATGGCAGCTCATTATTTCTAAGCGGATTAGAAGAACTGGAGCGGCTTTTGTCTGTGGGGGAGCTGCCCGGTGTAGTGCTGGTGGGCATTCAGCCCGTGAATCGGCTGGACGATTATACGCCTTGGAAGGCGGCGGCTTTGGTAGAAGGAAGACCCGCTTTTGGTGGTGGCGGGGATGCCTATCTGGCGTTCGTGGTCACGGAAGTGATGCCATACGTCGAGGCAAGGTATTCGGTGCAAACCGGGCTGGAGCATACGGGAATCATCGGCGCTTCGTTGGGCGGATTGATTTCCATGTATGCCGCCTTCAAATATGAGGATGTATTCGGACGCATCGGTTCGATCTCCGGCTCCTATTGGTATCCGGGTATGATGGATTACATGCGGTCTGCATCTTTTGCAACGGGAGTGGCTGAAACACACCGATTTTATGTATCTGTCGGGACCCGTGAAGGTGAAGGGAAAACGAATGTGCAAAAAGATATGGTTTCGTTAACCCTTCAAGCACGTGAAGTGCTACTGGCACAGGGGCTTGATGAAAAGGATGTTCTTCTCGTACTGGATCAGGATGCGGTGCATCGGGTGGATTTTTTTCAGCGTCAATTCCCCGAGGCCATCAAATGGCTGTTCCGATAG
- a CDS encoding ABC transporter permease encodes MKLRYLILAFLVLAFASVFIGVHDVTPLDLFHLTNDQAQVLLISRLPRLISIIIAGASMSICGLIMQQLTRNRFVSPTTAGTMDAARLGVLMAIMVFGAAGFWTKMLTAFGFALAGTLIFMKILDKIRFKDPVFIPLVGLMFGGILNSVTTFFAYKYNLIQSISSWMQGDFSLVMSGRYEMLYLSVPLVALAYIYANRFTIAGMGEDFAANLGVHYKRTVNVGLVIVALVSSVVILTVGTIPFLGLVVPNLVSMYMGDNLKKSLAHTATLGAVFVLFCDILGRVIIYPYEISVGLTVGVIGSALFLYLLLRRRAYES; translated from the coding sequence ATGAAATTGCGTTATTTAATACTGGCTTTTCTGGTACTGGCCTTCGCCTCGGTTTTTATCGGTGTTCATGATGTAACTCCACTCGATTTGTTCCACTTAACCAACGATCAGGCACAGGTGCTCCTGATTAGCAGACTACCGCGTTTGATCAGCATCATCATCGCAGGAGCGAGTATGAGTATCTGTGGTCTTATTATGCAGCAGCTTACCCGGAACCGATTTGTATCGCCTACCACCGCAGGGACGATGGATGCGGCACGATTAGGTGTGCTGATGGCCATTATGGTGTTTGGAGCGGCTGGATTTTGGACAAAGATGCTGACGGCTTTCGGGTTTGCCCTGGCGGGGACACTGATTTTTATGAAAATACTGGACAAAATCCGTTTCAAGGACCCGGTATTTATCCCGCTGGTCGGTTTGATGTTCGGGGGCATTTTGAATTCGGTGACGACCTTTTTCGCCTATAAATACAATCTGATCCAGAGCATTTCCTCGTGGATGCAGGGTGATTTTTCACTGGTGATGAGTGGTCGCTATGAGATGCTGTATCTTAGTGTTCCGTTGGTTGCATTGGCGTACATATATGCGAATCGTTTCACAATTGCAGGCATGGGCGAGGATTTTGCGGCAAATTTGGGCGTACATTACAAGCGCACCGTCAATGTCGGTTTGGTGATCGTGGCTTTGGTTTCCTCAGTCGTCATATTGACCGTGGGAACGATCCCTTTTCTAGGGCTGGTTGTACCGAATCTGGTCAGCATGTATATGGGCGATAATCTGAAAAAAAGTTTGGCCCACACCGCGACCTTGGGCGCCGTTTTTGTGCTGTTTTGCGATATTTTGGGGCGGGTCATCATTTATCCGTATGAAATCTCTGTAGGGCTTACCGTGGGTGTGATCGGGAGTGCGTTGTTCTTGTATTTGCTGTTGAGGAGAAGGGCCTATGAATCCTAA
- a CDS encoding glycosyltransferase family 2 protein, whose product MLSLSIALCTRNRVDDLTRCINSIAIGGAPEACETELWIIDDGELPKHVLERYERQLGRAGITYRYHRKEQPGLWLSRVKTVELAQGDIILFLDDDVELPNNYLNELIRTYEAYPQAAGVGGIAKGMSNSFMGTIRCLLSFQQSLSKGKLSLSGQSGSMYNWHKAKKTFRTEFFHGCNMSFRREAIRSLEPVPWLQSYSVGEDLLLSRIAMKSGPLYINPALTLLHHESPSSRDNMEQVTYMRVMNHIHLLRDERSGPIGYAALYWTTLYQIMREKPKNNHSAIQGYRRALKAIFSSPKGPMGVGELPERNSKKTVG is encoded by the coding sequence ATGTTAAGCTTGTCCATTGCCCTGTGCACCCGAAATCGGGTTGACGATCTGACCCGATGCATTAATTCAATAGCAATTGGTGGGGCACCGGAGGCATGTGAAACCGAGCTGTGGATTATTGATGATGGAGAGCTGCCCAAGCATGTGCTGGAACGCTATGAGCGTCAATTGGGCAGAGCGGGGATTACCTACCGATACCATCGCAAGGAGCAGCCGGGCTTATGGCTCTCACGTGTAAAAACAGTTGAGCTAGCGCAGGGGGATATCATTTTGTTTCTTGACGATGATGTTGAGCTACCGAACAACTATTTGAACGAGCTGATACGTACCTATGAGGCTTATCCGCAGGCCGCTGGTGTCGGTGGTATTGCGAAGGGAATGAGCAACAGCTTCATGGGGACCATTCGTTGCCTGCTATCATTTCAGCAGTCCTTGTCCAAAGGAAAGCTGTCACTCAGCGGTCAGTCCGGCTCGATGTACAACTGGCACAAGGCGAAGAAGACGTTTCGAACCGAGTTTTTTCACGGTTGCAATATGTCATTTCGTCGTGAGGCGATTCGCAGTCTGGAGCCGGTACCTTGGTTGCAAAGCTATAGCGTAGGGGAAGACCTGTTACTTTCACGAATTGCTATGAAAAGCGGCCCGCTGTACATTAACCCGGCGCTTACGCTGCTTCACCACGAATCGCCGTCCTCGCGTGACAATATGGAGCAGGTTACTTATATGCGGGTGATGAATCATATCCATCTGCTGCGGGACGAGCGATCTGGGCCGATTGGCTATGCTGCGCTGTATTGGACGACGCTGTATCAGATCATGAGAGAGAAGCCCAAGAATAATCATTCTGCCATTCAAGGCTACAGAAGAGCACTGAAGGCGATTTTTTCAAGTCCGAAGGGGCCTATGGGCGTAGGGGAGTTACCTGAACGCAATTCCAAAAAAACGGTAGGCTGA
- the bacA gene encoding undecaprenyl-diphosphate phosphatase has translation MDILSSIIMGIIEGLTEFLPVSSTGHMILTADLLGLNTENDTVKTFEVIVQLGAVLAVVVLYWRRFLSLFDFRRRISTQPRLNLLHIILAMIPAGVIGVLFRDVIKQYLFGPQTVLYSLVIGGLLMIAAEKFHPPIKSHTVDEITYKQAFTIGIFQVLALWPGFSRSGSTMSGGLFARVSHTAAAEFTFLVSVPVMLGASGIDMVKSMDHLSMSDFPVFAAGFITAFIVGMLAIKTFLGLLKRLSLTSFAIYRFVLAAVFFFIIL, from the coding sequence GTGGATATTTTATCATCTATTATTATGGGCATTATTGAAGGGCTGACAGAGTTTTTGCCGGTCTCTTCAACGGGTCATATGATCCTGACGGCTGATCTTCTAGGGTTAAACACGGAGAATGATACGGTCAAAACGTTCGAGGTTATTGTGCAGTTGGGTGCTGTACTGGCGGTCGTCGTATTGTACTGGCGCAGGTTCTTGAGCTTGTTTGATTTCAGACGCAGAATCTCGACTCAACCGCGTCTGAACCTGCTACACATTATTTTGGCCATGATCCCTGCGGGTGTGATTGGCGTGCTGTTCCGTGATGTAATCAAGCAATACCTGTTTGGCCCTCAAACCGTTCTGTACAGTCTGGTCATCGGAGGCTTGCTAATGATCGCGGCTGAAAAATTCCATCCGCCCATTAAATCGCATACAGTGGATGAGATTACGTACAAGCAGGCTTTTACGATCGGTATATTCCAAGTCCTAGCTCTATGGCCGGGCTTCTCCCGTTCAGGCTCAACCATGTCCGGGGGCCTATTTGCCCGTGTAAGCCATACAGCAGCCGCTGAATTCACGTTTTTGGTTTCTGTTCCAGTCATGTTGGGCGCATCGGGCATTGATATGGTCAAAAGTATGGACCATCTGTCCATGAGCGATTTTCCGGTGTTCGCGGCCGGCTTTATCACTGCCTTTATCGTCGGTATGCTGGCGATCAAAACGTTCCTCGGTCTGCTCAAACGCTTGAGCCTGACTTCATTCGCCATCTACCGCTTCGTATTGGCGGCTGTGTTCTTCTTCATTATTTTGTAA
- a CDS encoding DUF1836 domain-containing protein gives MESFTLTRRDMAHLLLAMEGRRELQPLAVLQDAWRRTHIHPGRSGSTMPTFLYTEVTPVLDKIIKGKHSAAFSLQEIVSLGQLVEYSHVSLASMQNWVKRDFKEFLGSPKIGKKYSVNQAALLLIVEDLKSCLDFESIRQLFHILFQQPEDDTDDLIQPVDLYAAYSTLFEELDANGDQLLDVAGVGFAKENGNSATGQQRQDGATEELLIQAADQYTSRLQHLTPNQCQAVRNTLLVAAVSVQNSYFLSMARRYVNATLFLDFQG, from the coding sequence ATGGAGTCTTTTACCCTCACACGCCGTGATATGGCCCATTTGCTGCTGGCGATGGAAGGTCGCCGCGAATTGCAGCCGTTGGCCGTTCTTCAGGATGCCTGGAGACGCACCCATATCCATCCGGGCCGTTCTGGCAGTACGATGCCGACATTTTTGTATACTGAGGTAACACCTGTGCTGGATAAAATCATCAAGGGCAAACACAGCGCAGCTTTTTCGCTACAGGAGATCGTTTCTCTTGGTCAACTGGTCGAATATAGCCATGTTTCACTAGCTTCTATGCAAAATTGGGTCAAACGCGACTTCAAGGAATTTCTCGGATCGCCGAAGATCGGTAAAAAATATTCAGTCAACCAGGCCGCACTGCTGCTCATTGTGGAGGATTTGAAATCGTGCCTTGATTTTGAATCCATCCGTCAGTTATTTCATATCCTGTTCCAACAGCCGGAGGATGATACGGATGATCTAATCCAGCCGGTCGATTTGTACGCTGCTTATTCAACCTTGTTTGAGGAGCTGGATGCGAATGGAGACCAACTGCTGGATGTGGCAGGAGTCGGGTTTGCAAAAGAAAACGGGAATTCTGCTACAGGGCAGCAGCGTCAGGATGGTGCGACAGAGGAATTGCTGATTCAGGCGGCAGATCAATACACCAGCCGTTTGCAGCATTTGACCCCTAACCAGTGTCAAGCCGTTCGGAATACATTGCTGGTAGCTGCGGTATCGGTGCAAAATAGTTATTTTTTGTCCATGGCACGCAGGTATGTGAATGCGACGTTGTTTCTGGACTTTCAAGGGTAG
- a CDS encoding ABC transporter ATP-binding protein, whose product MVEVKNVSKRYGNKNVVDQVSVTVPKGTITSFIGPNGAGKSTLLSMISRLADSDEGEILIDGQAVSLTKSEELARKISILKQTNDVNIRLTVKELVSFGRFPYSKGRLNSEDRQMVEQSMAYMGLEDMKDKHIDLLSGGQRQRAFIAMILAQDTEYILLDEPLNNLDMKHSVQIMKTLRNLVDDLGKTILVVLHDINFASCYSDYIVGMKDGRLLKQGTADEMIDSQVLQDLYDMDIPIQQIGDHKICVYFT is encoded by the coding sequence ATGGTAGAAGTCAAAAACGTATCCAAACGCTACGGGAATAAAAATGTGGTGGATCAGGTATCCGTCACCGTACCCAAAGGCACCATTACCTCCTTTATTGGACCTAATGGCGCGGGGAAAAGCACGTTGCTGTCGATGATCAGTCGTCTGGCGGATAGCGATGAAGGTGAAATCCTTATTGATGGGCAGGCCGTGAGCCTGACGAAAAGCGAGGAGCTGGCCCGGAAGATATCCATTTTAAAACAGACGAATGATGTCAACATCCGCTTAACCGTGAAGGAGCTGGTCAGCTTCGGCCGTTTTCCGTATTCCAAGGGCAGATTGAACAGCGAGGATCGCCAAATGGTGGAGCAGTCCATGGCTTACATGGGGCTAGAGGATATGAAGGACAAGCATATTGATTTGCTTAGCGGTGGACAGCGACAGCGGGCGTTTATTGCCATGATTTTGGCTCAGGACACAGAATACATCCTGCTGGATGAGCCGCTGAACAATCTGGATATGAAGCATTCGGTTCAGATTATGAAGACGCTGCGCAATTTGGTGGATGATCTCGGCAAAACGATTCTGGTCGTGCTTCACGACATTAACTTTGCTTCCTGCTATTCGGACTATATTGTGGGGATGAAGGACGGCAGGTTGTTAAAGCAGGGAACCGCCGATGAGATGATTGACAGCCAGGTATTACAAGATTTGTACGATATGGATATTCCGATCCAACAGATCGGTGATCATAAAATTTGCGTTTATTTCACATAG
- a CDS encoding aldo/keto reductase, with translation MKKNRLGSSDLRVGEIGLGCMSVGTEQQQGVYLIHEALDRGVNLLDTADLYHHGRNEEIVGAAIRGRRQDVILATKVGNRRMPGQEGWGWDPSKKYILSAVKESLRRLGTDYIDLYQLHGGTIDDPIDETIEAFEQLKREGVIRYYGISSIRPHVIREYVERSNIISVMNQYSLLDRRAEEEVLSLLQERGISVIARGPVASGVLTDEGEGKAAKGYLDYEEAELLDVRKQLKAFTGAEHSMGQTAIRYSLSHPAVAAVIPGASSLGQVEHNIAAASLPPLTQQEREALQQMSRANCYDAQYR, from the coding sequence ATGAAGAAAAATCGTCTGGGATCTTCGGATTTGCGGGTAGGCGAGATTGGCTTGGGCTGTATGTCGGTCGGTACGGAGCAGCAGCAAGGTGTCTACCTGATCCATGAAGCGTTGGATCGGGGCGTGAACCTGCTCGATACGGCGGATTTATACCATCACGGGCGTAATGAGGAAATCGTGGGTGCAGCGATCCGTGGACGGCGTCAAGACGTGATACTGGCGACCAAGGTCGGTAATCGGCGTATGCCGGGCCAAGAGGGCTGGGGGTGGGACCCGTCCAAGAAATATATTCTGTCTGCGGTCAAAGAAAGCCTGCGCCGCCTGGGAACGGATTATATCGACCTGTATCAGCTTCACGGAGGAACGATAGACGATCCCATCGACGAAACGATTGAGGCTTTTGAACAGCTCAAAAGGGAGGGGGTCATCCGTTATTATGGCATTTCCTCGATTCGTCCTCACGTCATCCGTGAATATGTCGAGCGTTCGAATATCATCAGTGTCATGAATCAATATAGCTTGCTGGACCGTCGGGCAGAGGAAGAGGTATTGTCTTTGCTTCAGGAGCGGGGAATCAGTGTCATTGCACGCGGACCCGTCGCCAGCGGCGTGTTGACCGACGAAGGAGAAGGCAAGGCAGCCAAGGGCTATCTGGACTACGAAGAGGCGGAACTGCTGGACGTACGCAAGCAATTGAAGGCATTTACGGGGGCAGAGCACAGCATGGGGCAGACGGCGATCCGTTATAGCCTGTCTCACCCGGCTGTCGCTGCTGTTATCCCGGGTGCAAGCTCATTGGGACAAGTGGAGCATAATATCGCAGCAGCGAGTCTCCCACCGTTAACCCAACAGGAGCGGGAGGCGCTACAGCAGATGAGCCGGGCTAACTGCTATGATGCGCAATATCGCTGA
- a CDS encoding hemolysin family protein, whose product MNEKGMSENYMGIGVSLFLFAVLIIFSAFFVATEFAIIKIRSSRVDQLVVENRKNALALQKVVNNLDGYLSACQLGITITALGLGWLGEPTVVKLLEPLFQQLNINGEFSHILAFIISFVIVTYLHVVIGELAPKTLAIRKAEAVSLLTSPVIVWFNRIMYPFIWLLNGSANRLVRLFGLQPASEHEEAHSQEEIQIILSESVESGKINNTEYGYVNRIFAFDETVAKEIMVPRTDMVCLFTNRSLKENMLTIHEEQYTRFPVATESKDQIIGMINTKQLFLEYDRNPELDFHSLIQPILTVPEVIPVNTLLKRMQKEQVHIALLVDEYGGTSGLITIEDILEEIVGEIRDEFDKDERKEIEKLTENSYLMDGKVMLSDLSDLTGLTLDDEDVDTVGGWVYSRVPEPRQGKEFIEDDVKFIIREMGKNRIRRVEIILHNESPVSELEAESDTSSRE is encoded by the coding sequence TTGAACGAAAAAGGGATGAGTGAAAATTATATGGGTATAGGTGTCAGTCTATTTTTGTTCGCGGTGTTGATTATATTTAGTGCTTTCTTCGTGGCTACCGAGTTTGCGATTATTAAAATCCGTTCCAGCCGGGTCGATCAGCTGGTCGTGGAAAATCGGAAAAACGCACTGGCGCTACAAAAGGTCGTCAATAATCTGGACGGCTACTTGTCCGCCTGTCAGCTTGGTATTACGATTACAGCGTTGGGACTCGGCTGGCTCGGTGAACCGACCGTGGTCAAATTGCTGGAGCCTCTCTTTCAACAGCTCAACATCAATGGGGAATTTTCACATATCCTGGCCTTTATTATTTCATTTGTCATTGTAACTTACCTGCACGTGGTTATCGGGGAGCTGGCTCCCAAAACGCTGGCGATCCGCAAAGCGGAAGCCGTAAGCTTGTTGACCTCCCCGGTCATCGTATGGTTTAACCGGATTATGTATCCGTTTATCTGGCTCCTGAACGGTTCGGCCAACCGTTTGGTTCGTCTGTTTGGTCTTCAACCGGCAAGCGAGCATGAGGAAGCGCACTCTCAGGAGGAAATTCAGATCATTTTGTCCGAAAGCGTGGAAAGTGGTAAGATCAATAACACCGAATATGGCTACGTGAATCGTATCTTTGCTTTTGACGAGACCGTTGCCAAAGAAATTATGGTGCCACGTACAGATATGGTATGCTTGTTTACGAATCGCTCGCTGAAAGAAAACATGCTAACCATTCACGAAGAGCAGTATACCCGTTTTCCGGTGGCGACAGAGAGCAAGGATCAGATCATCGGTATGATTAATACCAAGCAATTGTTCCTTGAGTATGACCGCAACCCTGAGCTTGATTTCCATAGTCTGATTCAACCGATCCTGACCGTTCCGGAAGTTATACCCGTCAACACGCTGCTCAAACGCATGCAGAAGGAGCAGGTTCATATCGCCCTTCTCGTCGATGAATACGGCGGAACCTCCGGTCTGATTACCATTGAGGACATTTTGGAGGAAATTGTTGGCGAAATCCGTGATGAATTTGATAAGGATGAACGGAAGGAAATCGAGAAATTAACGGAGAACAGTTATTTGATGGATGGCAAGGTGATGCTTTCCGATCTGAGTGATCTGACTGGCTTGACGTTGGACGATGAGGACGTGGATACTGTCGGAGGGTGGGTGTATAGTCGGGTTCCAGAACCGAGACAGGGCAAGGAATTCATAGAAGATGATGTGAAATTTATCATTCGTGAAATGGGTAAAAATCGTATTCGACGGGTGGAGATTATTCTACACAATGAATCTCCTGTATCTGAGTTGGAAGCGGAATCGGACACTTCTTCCCGGGAGTGA
- a CDS encoding glycosyltransferase family 2 protein, with amino-acid sequence MSDVSIIICTRNRIEDLTRCIQSIAGQQQLEHTAVELLIVDDGDISDQQVELYRDMVSGLPQGVLKYHKKSRPGVWLSRYEALSLVRYDIVLYFDDDAELDDKLYIRRLLDTYDQDETIVGVGGIAKGLHSSRAGKLLGILTFQMSPSLGKLSPSSLAGSLLRWGEATEVFDTEFFHGCNMSFRRDALRDMKPYPWMTSYAVADDLYMCQLASRYGKLVINPDLTIIHHESPSSRDKAGKVAKATAINHYYFLALKKAGAIQYGALLWTLSYLMFKEILRRNFNAAEGYKQGVLFILNPRKQKYNDYLGPAVQ; translated from the coding sequence ATGTCCGATGTCTCCATCATCATTTGTACCCGCAATCGGATCGAAGATCTGACACGCTGTATACAATCTATCGCAGGACAGCAGCAGCTGGAGCATACGGCTGTAGAGCTGCTGATTGTGGATGACGGCGATATTTCCGACCAACAGGTCGAGCTGTACCGTGACATGGTGTCCGGCTTGCCTCAAGGCGTTTTGAAGTATCATAAAAAAAGTCGTCCCGGGGTTTGGTTGTCCCGCTATGAAGCGTTATCTCTTGTACGGTATGATATCGTGCTGTATTTTGACGATGATGCCGAACTGGACGATAAACTCTATATCCGGCGCTTGCTCGATACCTATGATCAGGATGAAACGATTGTGGGTGTTGGAGGGATTGCAAAGGGACTACATTCGAGCCGGGCAGGGAAGCTGCTGGGCATTTTGACATTTCAGATGTCACCGTCTCTCGGTAAGCTTTCGCCCAGTAGTCTGGCAGGTTCATTGCTGCGTTGGGGAGAAGCGACGGAGGTTTTTGACACGGAATTTTTTCATGGCTGCAACATGTCATTCCGGCGGGATGCGCTTCGGGATATGAAGCCGTATCCGTGGATGACCAGCTATGCCGTGGCTGACGATTTGTATATGTGCCAGTTGGCAAGCCGTTACGGCAAGCTGGTTATCAATCCCGACTTAACGATCATTCATCACGAATCTCCAAGCTCACGCGACAAGGCGGGCAAAGTAGCCAAGGCTACAGCGATCAATCACTATTATTTCCTTGCTCTGAAAAAGGCGGGAGCCATCCAGTACGGGGCGCTTTTATGGACCTTGTCCTACCTGATGTTCAAGGAAATACTACGCCGTAACTTTAATGCCGCAGAAGGATACAAGCAGGGGGTGCTGTTCATTCTGAATCCGCGCAAGCAAAAATATAACGATTATTTAGGCCCGGCGGTTCAGTAA
- a CDS encoding iron chelate uptake ABC transporter family permease subunit: protein MNPKLKIGILAAAALLLIVAFVFVDLPHTWHYALPRRLKKIAAFILTGGSIAFATVIFQTITNNKILTPGIIGLDSLYMLIQTTIVFAFGSVPFISTSRELNFLLSVGLMVLFAGLLYKLIFRKDGRGIYVLLLIGLVFGTLFNSLSTFMEVLIDPNEYAKIQDKSFASFSNVNTELLWLSVFILVLVFAYAWRFIKYLDVLSLGREHAVNLGLPYGFIIKRLLVIVAILISISTALVGPITFLGLIVANVAYQVIKTYQHRYIIPASICVSVIALAGCQLLAERVFDLSTTVSVIINFIGGVYFLYLLLRENKSW from the coding sequence ATGAATCCTAAATTAAAAATCGGAATATTAGCTGCTGCCGCGCTGCTGCTGATTGTTGCTTTTGTGTTTGTAGATCTTCCGCATACCTGGCACTACGCGCTGCCACGAAGATTGAAAAAGATCGCAGCCTTCATCCTGACAGGTGGCTCGATTGCTTTTGCAACGGTTATTTTCCAGACGATTACAAATAACAAGATTTTGACTCCGGGTATTATTGGGCTGGATTCACTGTATATGCTGATTCAGACCACCATTGTGTTTGCGTTCGGCTCGGTGCCGTTTATTTCAACCAGCAGAGAGCTGAATTTCTTATTATCTGTGGGACTGATGGTGCTGTTCGCGGGTTTGCTGTACAAATTAATTTTTCGCAAGGACGGACGAGGGATTTATGTACTTCTGCTGATCGGTCTGGTGTTCGGTACGCTTTTCAACAGTTTATCTACCTTTATGGAAGTGCTGATTGATCCGAACGAATATGCAAAAATTCAGGACAAAAGCTTTGCCAGCTTCAGTAATGTAAACACCGAGCTGCTGTGGCTTTCTGTATTCATTCTTGTGCTCGTATTCGCTTATGCGTGGAGATTCATCAAGTATCTGGACGTGCTGTCGCTCGGACGGGAGCATGCTGTTAACTTGGGTCTTCCATACGGCTTTATCATCAAAAGACTGCTGGTTATCGTAGCGATTCTCATTTCCATTTCTACAGCGCTCGTCGGGCCAATTACGTTTCTCGGGTTGATTGTGGCCAATGTGGCCTATCAGGTGATAAAGACCTATCAGCACCGATATATTATTCCGGCCTCCATCTGTGTCAGTGTCATTGCATTGGCAGGCTGCCAACTGCTGGCAGAGAGAGTATTCGACTTATCGACAACAGTCAGCGTCATTATTAACTTCATCGGGGGGGTGTATTTCCTGTACCTTTTGCTGCGGGAGAATAAATCATGGTAG
- a CDS encoding siderophore ABC transporter substrate-binding protein, with protein MKKNMMFLTLMLALVLIVSACGKAAPASQEATGNGSSSAATTESKTIEVKHALDENPVQVKVNPKNVVVFDFGALDTLDKLGVDVAAVAQQDLPTYLSKYKDSKYANAGTLFEPDYEKISDLSPELIIIGGRQADAYKELSKIAPTISLAVDTKDYINSFKKNVETLGQIFDKEDAAKQELATIDSSIKAVHDKAVASKAKGLIVLTNEGSLSAYGSQSRFGIIHDAFGVTPVDPDIKVSTHGQKVSFEYVQQKNPDYIFVVDRGAVVVEEGKEQVTGKQTIENELVKKTNAFKNGHIVYLDPNYWYLSGNGLESVSEMIKEIDAAL; from the coding sequence ATGAAGAAAAATATGATGTTTTTAACGCTGATGCTTGCGCTGGTACTGATCGTGTCTGCCTGTGGCAAAGCGGCTCCAGCCAGTCAGGAAGCTACGGGCAACGGCTCATCTTCTGCTGCAACTACAGAGTCCAAAACCATCGAGGTTAAACATGCCCTGGATGAAAATCCGGTTCAAGTCAAAGTCAATCCGAAAAATGTCGTTGTGTTTGATTTTGGCGCGTTGGACACGCTGGATAAGCTGGGTGTTGATGTTGCGGCGGTAGCGCAGCAGGATCTTCCTACATATTTGAGCAAATATAAAGATTCCAAATATGCAAATGCGGGCACGCTGTTCGAACCGGATTATGAAAAAATCAGCGATCTGTCACCTGAATTGATCATCATCGGTGGCAGACAGGCAGATGCATACAAAGAATTGAGCAAAATTGCACCGACCATTTCGTTGGCTGTAGACACCAAGGATTATATCAATTCCTTTAAGAAAAACGTTGAAACACTGGGTCAAATTTTCGATAAAGAGGATGCTGCCAAACAGGAATTGGCTACGATTGATAGCTCCATCAAGGCCGTACATGATAAGGCTGTAGCGAGCAAAGCCAAAGGACTAATCGTCCTGACGAATGAAGGTAGCCTGAGCGCATATGGTTCACAATCCCGCTTCGGTATCATCCATGATGCTTTTGGCGTCACACCTGTAGATCCTGACATTAAAGTATCCACCCATGGACAAAAGGTTTCTTTTGAATATGTACAGCAAAAAAATCCGGATTACATCTTTGTTGTTGACCGTGGAGCAGTCGTGGTAGAGGAAGGCAAGGAACAGGTTACAGGCAAACAAACGATTGAGAATGAACTGGTGAAGAAAACCAATGCGTTTAAAAATGGTCATATTGTGTATCTTGACCCGAACTACTGGTACTTGTCAGGTAACGGTCTGGAATCCGTGTCCGAAATGATCAAGGAAATTGATGCCGCGCTGTAA